ACAGACCACCGGCCTGTTTGCTGGCGGAAGTGCCGGCCGGGTTGTTACCGCCGTCGTTGCTGGTGTCGCCATTGTGGAAGCGGTCCACAAATACGAAGTACATGCTGCGGTTACGGAAGTCGCTGAGCGGAGGGGTAACGACTTCGCAGCCGTCTGCATCGACGCTGGTACCTGCCGGGGTGTTCGGACACTGATCAATGCTGTCGGGCACGCCGTCGCCATCGCTGTCCGCCGCTACTACGCCGCAATTTACGCCGAGATCGGTGGTGACGCTCACCAGGCTGTTATTGGCACCATTGGCCACGATGTAGGTCCAGCCACTGGCGACCACATCCTGCGCCGGGAACTGGCTGCCCGCCCAGCTGCCACTGGGGTCGATTTTGAAACGCGGGCCGCCGTTGCCGTCGCCACTGGCGAAGTTGCGGCAGGCATCGTACTCGTCGGTCTCGCCAATGCGCGCCAGCAGGTCTCCGGCAGCCCAGCCGTTGTGGGTACCGCGCAGATGCAGAATGGCGTCCGGGGTTTCCGGCTCTTCCGCAGGCAGGATGTGGTAGTCCTTGGTATCGGTGTAGAACTTGATATCCCAGGTGCCGGCGGGGACGGCAATGTTGTTGCCGTTTTGCTGGCCGTTCGCGCCGTAGTTTTCGCTCCAGTCGCCCCAGCGGTCAAACTTGATCTCGCCGGCAGTGGTGAAGACCACATCGTCTGCCAGCATGGTATTGCTGCCCAGATTCTGCATCTGATCCGCCTGCCAGTTGTTGTGGGTGCCGCGCAGGAACCATTCCGCCTGTGCCACAGAACTCGCGCCCAGCAGCAGTGCCGCCAGGGCCAGGTAGCTCTTTTTCATGTTCATCATCTCGGTTGATTATTGTTTTCGGTCACGGGCCCGGAGGGGACTTGTCTCTGCATGTCCACACACTTCCCGGCGCGGCAACATACTGGCGGACTCCCCGGTCGATACCTCCTCCCCGACCGGGGCGTGGAGAAAAGGCGCGCCAGGTCAGATCGGGTGTCAGTGTCGCCCATTACTACCGGCCTCCCCCCGGCGGGAGGGGGATAACAGGGGTGGCATGAGCGGGCACAATGGTGAAAAAAAGTGCGAATCGTTCGCCCCGGGTTACTCGCCCAACCCCAATCACAGGTGACCAGATGATGATGGATACACCCCGCCCCCGCGCCATACTGATGGCACTGCTGTTGCCGCTGCTTGCGGCTATATCTGTGGGCTGCAGCGCATCGGAAGCGCCCGCCGTTGAACGGGTTGAGCCGCCCTTCTGGTGGACGCAGATGGCCGAGCCGAGCCTGCAGCTGATGCTGCACGGCAAGGACCTTGCCGGCGCCGAGGTCAGCCTCGACTATCCCGGTGTGACCGTGACCGGCACCGAGCGCGAACAGAACCCCAATTACCTGTTTATCAACCTGTCGGTGTCTGCCGATGCCAAGCCGGGCACTCTGCAGATTCATCTGCGCAAGGACGACTGGCAGCAGGTGCTGAGCTACGCGCTGAAGCCGCGCCGCCCCGCTTCTGCCGAGCGTCAGGGCTTTGACAGCAGCGACGCCATCTACCTGATCACCCCGGATCGCTTTGCCAACGGCGACCCGGGCAACGACACCACCGCCGATACCATTGAGGGTGCCGATCGCAGCAATCCCAGTGGCCGCCATGGCGGTGATATCGCCGGTATGCGGCAGCATCTGGAGTATGTGGCCGCTATGGGTTTCACCCAGATCTGGCCCAACCCGCTGCTGGAAAACAACCAGCCGGAATACTCCTACCACGGCTACGCCGCCACCGACCTCTACCGTATCGATCCGCGCTTCGGCAGCAATGAAAGTTTCCAGCGCTTTGTTGCGGCCGCGCGCGAACAGGGCATCGGCGTGATCCAGGATATGGTGCCGAACCACATTGGTAGCGAGCACTGGTGGCTGCAGGACCTGCCCAGCAGCGACTGGCTGAACGGCCGCGGCATCAAGCCGGGCGAGTTCGAGTACACCAACCATGCCCGCACCGTGCACATGGACCCCTACGCGAGCCACAAAGATCACCAGCTGTTCACCGACGGCTGGTTTGTGGATGTGATGCCGGACCCCAACCAGCGCAATCCGCGGGTGGCCAATTACCTGATCCAGAATGCCATCTGGTGGGTGGAGTACGCCGACCTCTCCGGTATTCGCGTAGACACCTATGCCTACTCCGATGCGGACTTCCTCACCCGCTGGTCCGGGCGCCTGATGCAGGAATACCCCAACTTCAATCTGGTGGGCGAAGAGTGGACCCGGCAGGCAGCGCTGGTGGCCTATTGGCAGGCCGGCAACAACAACCGCAACGGCTATGTCTCGCACATGCCAAGCATGATGGACTTCCCGCTGCTGTACGGCCTGCGCGACGGGCTCGAAAAACCGGAAAGCTGGAGCACCGGGCTGGTGACCCTGTACGAAGCCTTGGCCAACGATGTGCTCTACCCCAACCCCAACAACCTGGTGATTCTCGGCGGCAACCACGATATGAGCCGCCTCTACAGCCAGCTGGATGAGAACCTGGGCAAGTTCCGCATGGCGGTGGCCTACCTCGCCACCATGCGCGGTATCCCGCAGTTTTATTACGGCGATGAGATCCTGGCGAAAAGCCCCAAACAGCGCGACGACGGTGTAGTGCGCAGTGATTTTCCCGGCGGCTGGGAAGGCGACATGTTCAATGGCTTTACCGGCAAGAACCTCAGCCCACAACAGCAACAGGCTCAGCAGTTTGTGCGCACCCTGTTTACCTGGCGCAAACAAAAAGACGTGATTCACCGCGGTAAGCTCAAGCACTTTGCGCCGATCGATGGCCTGTACGTGTATTTCCGCTATGACGAAAACGACACGGTGATGGTGGCGATCAACAAAAGCGACCGTCCGAGGGAACTGCCGCTGACGCATCTGGCGGAAATGCTGGGGAATAAAGCCTCCGCAAACGACATCACCAACGGCAACGCCACCCCACTGAACGAACTGGTGATCGCGCCCAGCGATGTACTGGTTGCCGAAATCTTTTAAAAATTATTGAAAAGATTTTCCCAAAAATAGTTAAAAACAGAAGTAACCGACGATGAAAGAGCAACAACCCCGTAAGCCCAAAAGGCTGTTCAAACAACTCGGGCTGGCGACCCTGCTGCCCACACTGCTGGCCACCGCCCTGCAACCGGCCTTCGCGGAGACCACGCGCAGCTACCAGAGCCACCAGTTGCTCGACGACAAGCTGGTGATCGAGACCAGCGACAGCCAGGTTACCCTCACACCACTGAATAGCAGCGCACTAGAGGTGCACTACCAGCGCGAGGGCATGAAGCAGCTACCCTCCTTCGCCCGCGCGCAACTCAAGGCGGATGTGCAGGCACAACTGAGCGTCTCCGCGGATACCCTGCGCTACGCACTGGGCGACATCACCGCGGTGATCCACAAGTCACCGTTTACGATCGAGTACCTGCGCAATGGCGAGACGCTGCTGGCGGAAGAACACGGTTTCTTTGCCAACCAGACCCTGCGCGGCTTTCGCTTCGCCCTGCAGGATCAGGAAAAACTGATTGGCGGCGGCCAGCGTGTGCTGGGCATGGACCGCCGCGGCCAGCGCCTACCGCTGTACAACAAGGCCCACTATGGTTACTCCACCGAATCCGAGCAGATGTATTTTGGCCTGCCGGCGGTAATGAGCAGCAACAAGTACATCCTGCTGTTCGACAACAGCGCCACTGGCAACATGGATCTCGGCGCCAGTGAAAACGATGTGATGCAATTCGAGGCCATCGCCGGGCGCACCGCGTATATCGTGGTTGCCGGGGGAAGCTATCCCAAACTGATCGAAAACTATGTGGACGTGACCGGCCACCAGCCCATGCCGCCGCGCTGGGCACTGGGCAATTTTGCTTCGCGCTTTGGCTACCGCACCGAAGATCAGGTACGCGAAACCATCAAGGCGTTCCGCGAAGAGGATTTCCCGCTGGATGCACTGGTGCTCGACCTGTACTGGTTCGGCCCGGACATCAAGGGCCATATGGGCAACCTGGCGTGGGATACCAACGCCTTTCCACAACCGGTGGAAATGATGGCGGAGCTGAAAGAACAGGGCATCGAAACCATTCTGGTCACCGAGCCGTTTGTACTTTCCACCTCCAAACGCTGGGATGAGGCGGTGGCGAGCAATGCCCTGGCAAAAAACCTCGCCGGCAAACCCAAGCAATTTGACTTCTACTTCGGCAATACCGGCTTGATTGATGTGTTTGCGGAAGACGGCCGCGACTGGTTTTGGAATATCTACAAGGACCTGAAAAATCAGGGTGTATCCGGCTGGTGGGGTGACCTGGGTGAGCCGGAAGTGCACCCGTCCGACACCGTTCACGCCATTGGCATGGCGGATGAAATTCACAATGCCTACGGCCACCGCTGGGCGCAGATGCTGTTTGAAAACGAAAAGACTGACAGCCCCGATGCGCGTCCGTTTATTATGATGCGCGCCGGCTTCCCCGGCTCCCAGCGCTTTGGCATGATCCCCTGGACCGGCGATGTGGCGCGGGGCTGGGAAGGCCTGCAGCCGCAGGTGGAGCTGTCTTTGCAAATGGGCCTGCTGGGCTTCGGCTACACCCACTCGGATCTCGGCGGCTTTGCCGATGGCGAGCGCTTTGACCGCGAGCCCTACATCCGCTGGCTGCAGTACGGCGCCTTCCAGCCAGTCTACCGCCCTCACGCCCAGGGCCATATCGCCCCGGAGCCGGTGTTCCACGACCGCGAGACCCGCGACATTACCCGCAAATTCATCAAACTCCGCTACCGCCTGCTGCCCTACAACTACACCCTGGCGTTTGAAAACAGCCAGACCGGTATGCCACTAATGCGCCCGCTGTTTTTCGAAGACGAGTCCAACCTCGCCCTCATGGACAACAAGGACGCCTACCTGTGGGGCAACGATTTCCTGGTAGCGCCGGTGACCGACGGGAACATGGACGAGGTGGCCGTGCAGCTGCCCGGCGGCGTGTGGTTCGATTACTGGACCGACGAAGCCTATCGCGGTGACATTGCCAAGGTGGAAGTGGAGCTCGACACCATTCCGGTACTGGTACGCGCGGGGGCGTTTATCCCCACCGTGGCGGACATGAAAAATACCCGCGAGTACACCAGCAAAACCCTGCGCCTGGATTACTACGCGGATCACTCCGTTAGCCAGTCCAGCAGCTATCTGTATGAAGACGACGGTGTCACCGCCGATGCCTTTGCCAAGGGCCAGTATGAAAAGCTGCACTTTGCCGGCGAACGCAACGGCGAGCACAGCCAGTTTACCTTTACCCGCGAAGGCAACGGCTACACCGGAGTTCCGGAATCCCGCGCGCTGGAACTGGTGCTGCACAACTGGCAACAGGCGCCCGCCAGTATTGCGCTCGGCGCCGTGAATATCCCGCTGGTGAAGCGGGAATCCGAACTGGCCGACAACACCGCCTTCTTCGACAAGCGCCGCAAGACCCTGCGGGTACAGTTCCCCTGGGGTAAACAGGACCTCGCGCTGACGATCACCGAATAATTGCAGGAAATAAACGCTGTTATGAAAACCATTTCTCGACTGATTCTGGCCACCGCGATTACCGCCAACCTGCTGGCCGGCTGTGACGCCAAGCCTACCGCAGCACCGTCTGCGGTCGAGCCCGAGCACACCCACAAGGCAGCCAGCGCGGAGGCAATCGCCTCGCCGGTAGAGACCTTTGGCAAAC
This Microbulbifer sp. Q7 DNA region includes the following protein-coding sequences:
- a CDS encoding glycoside hydrolase family 13 protein, whose amino-acid sequence is MMMDTPRPRAILMALLLPLLAAISVGCSASEAPAVERVEPPFWWTQMAEPSLQLMLHGKDLAGAEVSLDYPGVTVTGTEREQNPNYLFINLSVSADAKPGTLQIHLRKDDWQQVLSYALKPRRPASAERQGFDSSDAIYLITPDRFANGDPGNDTTADTIEGADRSNPSGRHGGDIAGMRQHLEYVAAMGFTQIWPNPLLENNQPEYSYHGYAATDLYRIDPRFGSNESFQRFVAAAREQGIGVIQDMVPNHIGSEHWWLQDLPSSDWLNGRGIKPGEFEYTNHARTVHMDPYASHKDHQLFTDGWFVDVMPDPNQRNPRVANYLIQNAIWWVEYADLSGIRVDTYAYSDADFLTRWSGRLMQEYPNFNLVGEEWTRQAALVAYWQAGNNNRNGYVSHMPSMMDFPLLYGLRDGLEKPESWSTGLVTLYEALANDVLYPNPNNLVILGGNHDMSRLYSQLDENLGKFRMAVAYLATMRGIPQFYYGDEILAKSPKQRDDGVVRSDFPGGWEGDMFNGFTGKNLSPQQQQAQQFVRTLFTWRKQKDVIHRGKLKHFAPIDGLYVYFRYDENDTVMVAINKSDRPRELPLTHLAEMLGNKASANDITNGNATPLNELVIAPSDVLVAEIF
- a CDS encoding TIM-barrel domain-containing protein, which gives rise to MKEQQPRKPKRLFKQLGLATLLPTLLATALQPAFAETTRSYQSHQLLDDKLVIETSDSQVTLTPLNSSALEVHYQREGMKQLPSFARAQLKADVQAQLSVSADTLRYALGDITAVIHKSPFTIEYLRNGETLLAEEHGFFANQTLRGFRFALQDQEKLIGGGQRVLGMDRRGQRLPLYNKAHYGYSTESEQMYFGLPAVMSSNKYILLFDNSATGNMDLGASENDVMQFEAIAGRTAYIVVAGGSYPKLIENYVDVTGHQPMPPRWALGNFASRFGYRTEDQVRETIKAFREEDFPLDALVLDLYWFGPDIKGHMGNLAWDTNAFPQPVEMMAELKEQGIETILVTEPFVLSTSKRWDEAVASNALAKNLAGKPKQFDFYFGNTGLIDVFAEDGRDWFWNIYKDLKNQGVSGWWGDLGEPEVHPSDTVHAIGMADEIHNAYGHRWAQMLFENEKTDSPDARPFIMMRAGFPGSQRFGMIPWTGDVARGWEGLQPQVELSLQMGLLGFGYTHSDLGGFADGERFDREPYIRWLQYGAFQPVYRPHAQGHIAPEPVFHDRETRDITRKFIKLRYRLLPYNYTLAFENSQTGMPLMRPLFFEDESNLALMDNKDAYLWGNDFLVAPVTDGNMDEVAVQLPGGVWFDYWTDEAYRGDIAKVEVELDTIPVLVRAGAFIPTVADMKNTREYTSKTLRLDYYADHSVSQSSSYLYEDDGVTADAFAKGQYEKLHFAGERNGEHSQFTFTREGNGYTGVPESRALELVLHNWQQAPASIALGAVNIPLVKRESELADNTAFFDKRRKTLRVQFPWGKQDLALTITE